In Methanobacterium paludis, the following proteins share a genomic window:
- a CDS encoding sulfurtransferase TusA family protein, protein MTEIKIEVKGETCPVPLIETRKALNKAEKGDIIEIIGTHPASKKEIPMAVEALGMELVDVKEEDGVWRIKIRK, encoded by the coding sequence ATGACTGAAATAAAAATTGAAGTTAAGGGTGAAACATGCCCTGTACCATTAATTGAAACCCGAAAAGCACTAAATAAAGCAGAAAAAGGGGATATAATAGAGATCATAGGAACTCACCCTGCTTCCAAGAAAGAAATACCCATGGCAGTTGAAGCGTTGGGCATGGAATTGGTAGATGTCAAAGAAGAAGATGGGGTGTGGCGGATTAAGATCCGCAAGTAA
- a CDS encoding DsrE/DsrF/DrsH-like family protein, translated as MADETNKLDKATIIVHSGDMDKIYSALIVANGALSMGMEASLYFTFWGLERLKKGGLEKGSLSKMHMLGIGKSMINSRMKKANVASLEKLIQDFKELGGKIIACEMTMEIMGVKKEELRDDLIDEYGAVGTYIHEARESKITLFI; from the coding sequence ATGGCTGATGAAACTAATAAACTTGATAAAGCCACCATTATAGTTCACAGTGGAGATATGGATAAAATATACAGTGCTCTTATCGTAGCTAACGGTGCACTTTCAATGGGAATGGAAGCATCGTTGTATTTCACTTTTTGGGGTTTGGAACGCCTTAAAAAAGGTGGGCTTGAGAAGGGGTCCTTATCCAAGATGCACATGCTGGGCATTGGCAAATCCATGATAAATAGTAGGATGAAAAAAGCAAATGTTGCATCCTTAGAAAAGCTCATACAAGATTTCAAAGAACTTGGAGGCAAGATCATAGCCTGCGAAATGACCATGGAAATTATGGGAGTCAAAAAAGAGGAACTCAGAGATGATCTCATAGATGAGTACGGTGCAGTGGGTACTTACATACACGAAGCTCGAGAATCAAAAATAACTTTGTTTATATAA